The Meiothermus ruber DSM 1279 genome includes the window ATAGATGTGAATCGTAGCGAGGGCAGCCGGGCCTATGCCATCCCCGCCGATAACCCTGTTCTGGCCGGACGCCGCAGCGAGATCTGGTCGTATGGCTGGCGCAACCCCTGGCGCTTCAGCTTTGATCGTCAGACCGGCGACCTGTGGGTCGCAGATGTCGGGCAGAACGCCGTGGAGGAGGTGCACTTTCAACCCGCCAGCAGCAAGGGCGGTGAGAACTACGGCTGGCGCATCATGGAGGGGAATCGGTGTTTCAACCCCCCGCAAAACTGCAACCGCAACGGTCTGGTTATGCCCGTGCTGACCTACACCCACGACCAGGGCCGCTCCATCACCGGGGGCTATCGCTACCGGGGCAGCGCCATGCCGGCCTTTCGCGGGGCCTACTTTTATGCCGACTACGTAAGCGGTCGCATCTGGGCTGCTACCCCTCAGGGCAGCGGCTGGCAGAGCCGGGAGGTGCTTAAGACCGATCTAAACATCAGTTCCTTTGGTGAGGATGCCGAGGGTGAGCTGTATGTGGTGGATCACCGCGGCACCATCTACCGCATGACCCAGCGCTAAAAAAAGCCTCCCGCAAGGGAGGCAAGCTCTTGCATATAAGCTCAGGGCAGGTAGTTGCCGGGCGTGCCCAGGGTCTCGGGTTTTTCCGTCCACTCGCCGGCAATGCCCAGCTTCCAGGCCCCCGCTGCGCCGCTGGCGTTGGTGTAGCCGCCGTATACCCCCAGCCGCAGCCCCCGCATCACTTCGTAGTACAAGGAAGTGGTGATGTCATAACCCAGGCTCAGGCCGAAAGGATAGCGAAGACCTCCTTCCAGATAAGCGTTCAGCTCACGGGTAAGCTCCAGCTTCAAGCCGGCATAGGCGTTGGCCGCAGCATTGAGCGAAAGCGACGGCGCCACCACCAAGGTGGCGTCCAGGCCCGCGCCCCCATACAGCACCGCCGCACTGGCGATGCGCTGGGTAATGAAAATTTCCCCTCCTGCGTCGAAATCAAAGCCAAAAGGCCCAGGTAAAATCACCTGGTTCGAGCCCAGGCGGAGGGCTCCTTCTACATAACCCGCATTGGATTCATTGAGCTTGGCTACCCCTACCAGCCCGGCGCGGCTGGCCAGCACCAATTGCCCGGCGAAAAAACCTGGGCGCAGACTGGCTCCAGCCACGACGTTATCCGACAGGTTGAAGGTGTAGTTGACCGCAGTACCCCGGTAGCTGCGGTAAGGGGTTGTAAACTGCCCACCCACCAGGCCAACGTCGGGCAAAAACTGCAGGTTGCCTGTAACGGAAAAACCATCGGCCAGAGCCGCCCCACCGATACCCAACGAAGCCATTACTGCCAACAAGGTTTTTTTCATGATTCCTCCAGATGGCTAAAGCGCCACAAACGGCCCAATGATAGCGTCTGCGTTTGCTCAAAGATTGAGAAGGATTACAAGTTTCCTTAACACACATCCACATCGAAGCGGATTCACCTGCAATGACCGGTTGCGCAAAAAGATCGTCGTTACAAGGCTAGAGGCTATCGGTATGCTGTATATATGGCGCGAACCAAGCAAGACCTATTGCAGGAACTCAAAGACCAGCGAGTGCGTTTTCTACGCCTACAGTTCACCGATATCTTAGGCATCAACAAGGTAGTCGAGCTGCCGGTTACCCAGTTCGAGAAAGCGCTGGACGGCGAAATTATGTTCGACGGTTCCTCCATCGAAGGGTTCGGTCGCACCGAGGTGGAGGAGTCGGACATGCTGCTCAAACCCGACTACAACACCTTTGTGGTCTATCCAAGCGACCTCGAGCCCACCACCAAAGGGGCTGTGGCCCGCCTCATCTGCGACATCGCCTACCCCGATGGCAAGCCTTTTGAGGGCGACCCCCGGCAAGCGCTCAAGCGCCAGATTGAGCGAGCCCAGAAAAAAGGCTTCGATAACCTTTATGTGGGCAGCGAGGTGGAGTTCTTTCTGTTCAACCGCAGCCCGGAGGGTGGCCCCACCATTCACACCTACGACCGGGCCGGCTACTTCGATCTGGCCCCCACCGACAAAGGCGAGGAGGCCCGCCGGGATATGGTGGACATGCTGGTGCGGATGGGCTTGCAGCTCGAGGCCGCCCACCACGAAGGCGCCCCCGGCCAGCACGAGATTGACCTCAAATACACCGATGCCCTGCAAGCGGCCGACAACCTAACCACCCTTAAGTTTGTGGTCAAGCGAATTGCCATCAACCATGGGCTGCATGCCACCTTTATGCCCAAGCCCATTGCCGGCATCAACGGTTCGGGCTTGCATTTCCATCTGTCGCTCTTCAAAAATGGCGAGAATGCCTTTTATGAGCCAAAGGGGAGGCTCGAGGTCTGGCCCCATCAGCTTTCCAAAACCGCTCTGCAGTTCATCGCCGGCCTCTTCGAGCACGCCGAGGGCATGGCCGCCATCACCAACCCGCTGGTCAACTCCTACAAGCGCCTGACCCCCGGCTACGAGGCCCCCACCAGTGTGGCCTGGTCGGTCTCGCACCGCAGCGCCATGATTCGGGTGCCCAAGCGGCGCGGCACAGGCACCCGGGCCGAGTTTCGCTTTCCCGACCCCTCCTGCAACCCCTACCTGGCCCTGGCGG containing:
- a CDS encoding PQQ-dependent sugar dehydrogenase → MRQIVCFTLLWFGLASAQSINLVPIANNLNRPLFLTYSPDDTGRLFILEQGGTIRIWQNGRLLAEPFLDISSLVACCGERGLLGLAFHPNFRQNNLFFINYTNRSGNTVIARYRANGNRAETDSAQTLLTIEQPYANHNGGMIAFGPDGMLYIGMGDGGSAGDPLNAGQRLDTLLGKILRIDVNRSEGSRAYAIPADNPVLAGRRSEIWSYGWRNPWRFSFDRQTGDLWVADVGQNAVEEVHFQPASSKGGENYGWRIMEGNRCFNPPQNCNRNGLVMPVLTYTHDQGRSITGGYRYRGSAMPAFRGAYFYADYVSGRIWAATPQGSGWQSREVLKTDLNISSFGEDAEGELYVVDHRGTIYRMTQR
- a CDS encoding glutamine synthetase family protein; amino-acid sequence: MARTKQDLLQELKDQRVRFLRLQFTDILGINKVVELPVTQFEKALDGEIMFDGSSIEGFGRTEVEESDMLLKPDYNTFVVYPSDLEPTTKGAVARLICDIAYPDGKPFEGDPRQALKRQIERAQKKGFDNLYVGSEVEFFLFNRSPEGGPTIHTYDRAGYFDLAPTDKGEEARRDMVDMLVRMGLQLEAAHHEGAPGQHEIDLKYTDALQAADNLTTLKFVVKRIAINHGLHATFMPKPIAGINGSGLHFHLSLFKNGENAFYEPKGRLEVWPHQLSKTALQFIAGLFEHAEGMAAITNPLVNSYKRLTPGYEAPTSVAWSVSHRSAMIRVPKRRGTGTRAEFRFPDPSCNPYLALAVILGAGLEGIENNLTPPPPIERDVYELSVRDRRKYRVSEMPGTLREALEALQKNRVIRAALGEQIYKDFLHAKQVEWNSYRIAVHQWELDQYLAEY